Proteins encoded in a region of the Elaeis guineensis isolate ETL-2024a chromosome 7, EG11, whole genome shotgun sequence genome:
- the LOC105034968 gene encoding dihydrolipoyllysine-residue succinyltransferase component of 2-oxoglutarate dehydrogenase complex 1, mitochondrial: MASNLARLVRRPIATLFLFRSYRHVRNFSHHILPGTWIPSGSKPMREVIQLLPKNSPCQVWSRAFSSENGDLIDAVVPFMGESITDGTLATFLKKPGDKVEVDEPIAQVETDKVTIDVASPEAGVIEKFVANEGDTVTPGTKVAVISKSAANVTHIAPSEEKPGKEAAKPSPPAEKEVEKPKVEPSIKEKPKAPSPAPPKAAASEPRLPPKERERRVPMPRLRKRVATRLKDSQNTFALLTTFNEVDMTNLMKLRSDYKDAFVEKHGVKLGLMSGFVKAAVSALQNQPIINAVIDGEDIIYREYIDISIAVGTPKGLVVPVIRDADKMNFAEIEKTINTLAKKANDGTISIDEMAGGSFTISNGGVYGSLLSTPIINPPQSAILGMHSIVNRPMVVDGNIVPRPMMYTALTYDHRLIDGREAVFFLRRIKDVVEDPRRLLLDL; the protein is encoded by the exons ACACTTTTTCTGTTCCGAAGTTACAGGCATGTTCGAAACTTCAGCCATCATATCTTGCCAG GTACCTGGATTCCATCTGGCTCAAAACCTATGAG GGAAGTTATTCAGTTACTTCCGAAGAATTCTCCTTGCCAAGTATGGAGTAGAGCATTTTCTTCAGAAAATG GTGACCTTATTGATGCAGTTGTTCCATTTATGGGTGAATCTATTACTGATGGAACACTAGCAACCTTTCTGAAGA AACCTGGAGACAAGGTTGAAGTTGATGAACCAATTGCCCAGGTTGAGACTGATAAG GTGACTATTGATGTTGCTAGTCCTGAAGCTGGGGTTATTGAAAAG TTTGTAGCCAATGAGGGTGATACTGTGACACCTGGAACCAAGGTTGCTGTGATCTCCAAATCTGCTGCGAATGTAACACATATTGCTCCATCAGAGGAGAAACCTGGTAAAGAAGCTGCTAAACCATCTCCACCTGCAGAAAAAGAGGTTGAAAAACCCAAAGTAGAACCTTCCATCAAAGAAAAGCCCAAAGCGCCTTCCCCTGCACCTCCTAAAGCTGCTGCTTCTGAACCTCGACTTCCTCCTAAGGAAAGGGAAAGACGA GTTCCAATGCCAAGGCTCAGGAAACGAGTTGCTACTCGATTGAAGGATTCTCAGAACACATTTGCATTGCTAACGACATTTAATGAAGTTGACAT GACCAATTTGATGAAACTTCGCTCTGATTACAAGGATGCATTTGTGGAAAAGCATGGTGTGAAGTTGGGACTTATGTCAGGATTTGTTAAA GCAGCTGTTTCTGCACTGCAAAACCAGCCAATCATCAACGCAGTCATTGATGGAGAGGATATCATATATCGAGAATATATTGATATAAGCATCGCTGTTGGCACACCTAAG GGCCTGGTGGTGCCGGTTATTCGTGATGCTGACAAGATGAATTTTGCGGAGATAGAGAAAACAATTAATACTCTTGCTAAGAAAGCAAATGATGGGACAATCTCAATTGATGAAATGGCTGGAGGCTCATTCACAATATCTAATGGTGGAGTTTATGGAAGCCTTTTGAGCACACCAATTATCAACCCACCACAA TCGGCTATCCTAGGTATGCATTCCATTGTAAACCGGCCAATGGTTGTGGATGGTAATATTGTCCCAAGGCCTATGATGTACACTGCATTGACCTATGATCATAGATTGATTGATGGGAGGGAGGCAGTCTTCTTTTTACGTCGCATCAAGGATGTGGTTGAGGACCCTCGCAGGCTTCTCCTTGACTTATAG